A region of Methanocorpusculum labreanum Z DNA encodes the following proteins:
- a CDS encoding META domain-containing protein, with the protein MKHTTLVFSALVIIGAVIFAAGCISPDSESLEGNWVLTGIGSDNTSIIGDITLEIAGSTISGNSGVNNYFGKITMGQDGKLNISGLGSTKMAGPADLMEQEQKYYAALANAAAYKITDGSLIISDNAGNTILTFKEIPAIVGKWLLASDNNVTVTFNPNGSFGGQAPVNIYGGSYTTSGHTLSIGDDIISTMMAGTEEQMQAESAFFHALTMSAGYSIVDAHLIITDENGKELLNFVQA; encoded by the coding sequence ATGAAGCACACAACACTCGTGTTCTCAGCTCTTGTAATAATTGGGGCTGTAATATTTGCTGCAGGATGTATCAGTCCTGATAGCGAATCTCTCGAAGGAAACTGGGTTCTCACAGGTATCGGTAGTGACAACACGTCAATCATCGGGGACATCACCCTTGAGATTGCCGGCTCCACCATCTCCGGAAACAGCGGGGTAAATAACTACTTTGGTAAAATCACCATGGGTCAGGATGGAAAACTCAACATCAGCGGTCTTGGATCAACCAAGATGGCCGGTCCTGCTGATTTGATGGAACAGGAGCAGAAATATTATGCTGCCCTTGCCAATGCAGCCGCATATAAAATAACTGACGGTTCGCTTATCATATCAGACAACGCCGGAAATACCATCCTAACTTTCAAAGAAATCCCGGCAATAGTCGGGAAGTGGCTCCTTGCCTCCGATAACAATGTCACCGTTACATTCAACCCCAATGGTTCATTTGGAGGTCAGGCACCGGTTAACATCTACGGCGGGTCCTACACAACCTCTGGACACACCCTTTCCATTGGCGATGATATCATCTCTACAATGATGGCGGGAACCGAGGAACAGATGCAGGCCGAGTCAGCATTCTTCCATGCGCTTACAATGTCTGCCGGCTACTCGATCGTTGACGCACACTTAATCATCACTGATGAAAATGGAAAAGAACTCCTGAACTTTGTTCAGGCCTAA
- a CDS encoding DUF2156 domain-containing protein, whose amino-acid sequence MKKIDFKKITLADKPLIEDYFRRFPQYHSEHNFLTLLCWEHYSHCEYAVINDHLILSNMTCGQCTCHAPIGEFDPALFEELLQYTKKHTGDCAVTFHEDKYLPYMKLYHPETPVYQSRGCSDYYYRTKELAELAGQKYLNIRKQINQFNTKYQYTVDPITPESIPEIHEMLDKWSDAKNTEVNSVLNEEVGAAHAALNQWDELGCEGLIIRILPKNKIGAVAIWGEMNNETAVIHFEKGISQYKGIYKVINQETAKALLGKYSWINRESDMDVPGLREAKLRYHPEKCAKIWYIKRKEIL is encoded by the coding sequence ATGAAAAAAATTGATTTCAAAAAAATAACGCTCGCCGACAAACCACTTATCGAAGACTACTTCCGGCGATTTCCCCAGTACCACTCGGAACATAACTTTCTCACCCTCCTCTGCTGGGAGCATTACTCTCATTGCGAATATGCCGTGATAAATGATCACCTGATCCTTTCCAACATGACCTGCGGACAATGCACATGTCATGCACCAATCGGTGAATTTGACCCGGCATTATTCGAAGAACTTCTACAGTACACCAAAAAACATACAGGAGACTGCGCCGTTACCTTCCATGAAGACAAATATCTCCCATACATGAAACTGTATCATCCCGAAACACCAGTATATCAATCACGCGGCTGCAGCGATTATTATTACAGAACAAAAGAACTTGCAGAACTTGCCGGACAAAAATACCTCAACATCCGTAAACAGATCAACCAATTCAACACCAAATATCAGTACACCGTGGATCCAATCACCCCGGAAAGCATTCCCGAGATTCATGAGATGCTCGATAAATGGAGCGACGCCAAAAACACCGAGGTGAACTCAGTTCTCAATGAAGAAGTGGGAGCAGCGCACGCAGCATTGAACCAATGGGATGAACTCGGATGTGAAGGGCTGATCATCCGCATCCTTCCCAAAAACAAAATAGGGGCTGTTGCCATTTGGGGGGAGATGAATAACGAGACTGCTGTCATCCATTTTGAGAAAGGCATATCTCAGTATAAGGGCATCTATAAAGTCATCAATCAGGAGACCGCTAAAGCACTCTTGGGAAAATACAGCTGGATAAACCGCGAGTCCGACATGGATGTCCCCGGACTCCGCGAGGCAAAACTTCGGTATCATCCGGAAAAATGTGCGAAGATCTGGTACATCAAACGAAAAGAGATACTTTGA
- a CDS encoding translation initiation factor IF-5A translates to MKEQTEVGKLKEGRYVVVDDEPCKIQSISISKPGKHGAAKARLDVVGLFDGQKRSVVSPTSATVYAPIVERKTGQILTIAGNVVTFMDMKDFNNFELIVEDEHILATFQPAQEVPYIESLGKRKLDL, encoded by the coding sequence ATGAAGGAACAGACTGAAGTTGGAAAACTGAAAGAAGGTCGTTACGTTGTCGTTGACGATGAGCCATGCAAGATCCAGAGCATCTCCATCTCCAAACCGGGAAAACACGGAGCAGCAAAGGCAAGATTAGATGTTGTCGGTCTCTTTGATGGACAGAAACGCTCGGTTGTCTCCCCGACCTCGGCAACCGTCTATGCACCGATAGTTGAGAGAAAGACCGGACAGATCTTAACGATTGCAGGAAACGTTGTCACGTTCATGGATATGAAAGACTTCAATAACTTTGAACTTATTGTAGAGGATGAACACATTCTGGCAACCTTCCAGCCGGCTCAGGAAGTTCCCTACATCGAGTCACTCGGCAAGCGTAAGCTTGACCTCTAA
- a CDS encoding NAD(+)/NADH kinase: MKICIVSRIDLKEPVELAQSLGWMLRDQGHDVVYEQSVAAELGYAPVSLSKDFSADLIVVLGGDGSVLRTIRMLDHQVPVVGINQGQVGFLTDIERDKAEEILTSLSLPLPLDPRMRISIEFNGRSVGSALNEAVIVTSRPAKILKFAVFVNGRQIDEFRADGLIIGTPTGSTAYAMSAGGPIVDSTIEAMLLVPLAPYMLSSRPYLINSNSEVEIRLVSVKPALLVIDGQDQYEIGENATLLIRKSPDPALFVDVGRGFFDKVEQKLRLL; the protein is encoded by the coding sequence ATGAAAATCTGTATCGTATCCCGGATCGATCTGAAAGAACCGGTCGAACTTGCCCAGTCCCTTGGGTGGATGCTCCGCGATCAGGGACATGATGTCGTATATGAACAGTCGGTCGCCGCTGAACTGGGGTATGCCCCGGTATCCCTTTCCAAAGATTTTTCAGCCGATCTGATCGTTGTTCTCGGCGGCGACGGGAGTGTTCTTCGGACCATCAGAATGCTGGATCATCAGGTTCCTGTTGTCGGGATCAATCAGGGTCAGGTTGGATTCCTGACGGATATCGAACGGGACAAAGCTGAAGAGATCCTGACATCCCTCTCCCTGCCGCTCCCGCTGGATCCCCGCATGCGGATATCCATCGAATTCAACGGAAGGTCCGTTGGTTCGGCCCTCAACGAGGCGGTCATCGTGACCTCGCGCCCGGCAAAAATTCTGAAGTTTGCTGTCTTCGTCAACGGCAGACAGATCGACGAGTTCCGTGCCGACGGTCTCATCATTGGGACGCCGACCGGTTCTACCGCCTATGCGATGAGCGCCGGCGGTCCGATCGTCGACTCGACGATCGAGGCCATGCTTCTCGTCCCGCTTGCGCCCTACATGCTTTCATCCCGCCCGTATCTGATCAACTCGAACAGCGAAGTCGAGATACGTCTCGTCTCCGTCAAACCCGCGCTTCTGGTGATTGACGGACAGGATCAGTACGAAATCGGCGAAAATGCCACGTTGCTTATTCGAAAATCCCCCGATCCGGCTCTCTTTGTAGATGTGGGCAGAGGATTTTTCGACAAGGTCGAGCAGAAATTACGTCTTCTATGA
- a CDS encoding nitroreductase family protein, giving the protein MTNLAESIQINYGICTTCGACVKACPNNIIQRDDDASPIVHPGPECISCGHCIAICPSGAMTIPQETEKAGFADAAILARHLRSRRSIRLWKDSPVTKEECEELIRITAHAPSGCNIHPVKWVVVNEPAKVKAFVAASAELLRQVPKDNRMYGLAAGMLRKLDAGNDILCRNAPALLIAVANPKEDLGLVDSIISLTYADVYAPSIGLGTCWAGFVMILLGVFPPLEKILGIPEGYKAQFALLAGHPQYAFTQIPPRDMPEIFWT; this is encoded by the coding sequence ATGACCAATCTGGCCGAAAGCATCCAAATTAATTACGGAATTTGCACGACCTGCGGAGCCTGCGTCAAAGCATGCCCAAACAACATCATTCAGCGTGACGACGACGCCTCGCCGATCGTTCATCCCGGCCCGGAGTGCATATCCTGCGGGCACTGTATCGCGATCTGCCCAAGCGGCGCCATGACGATTCCACAAGAGACGGAAAAGGCAGGATTCGCCGACGCTGCGATCCTTGCACGCCACCTCAGATCGCGCCGGTCGATCCGTCTCTGGAAAGACAGCCCAGTTACGAAAGAAGAGTGCGAAGAACTGATTAGAATCACCGCTCATGCACCATCGGGCTGTAATATCCACCCGGTCAAATGGGTCGTCGTGAATGAGCCCGCAAAAGTGAAGGCATTCGTCGCGGCTTCAGCCGAACTCCTGAGGCAGGTTCCAAAGGATAACCGCATGTACGGTCTTGCTGCCGGAATGCTGAGAAAACTGGATGCAGGAAACGACATTCTCTGCAGAAACGCACCGGCGCTTCTTATCGCAGTCGCAAATCCCAAAGAAGATTTAGGTCTTGTGGACAGTATTATCTCTCTGACCTATGCGGATGTCTATGCCCCTTCGATCGGGCTTGGGACCTGCTGGGCAGGATTTGTGATGATCCTTCTGGGCGTTTTCCCCCCGCTTGAAAAAATTCTCGGCATTCCGGAAGGATACAAAGCGCAGTTCGCCCTACTTGCAGGACATCCGCAGTATGCATTCACGCAGATTCCGCCTAGAGATATGCCGGAAATCTTCTGGACGTAA
- a CDS encoding GNAT family N-acetyltransferase, which yields MGWSTDRIAQILEGSFIFIIAHDTQNRAVGMGRIIADGTADGYIQDVVVFPEYRGRGIGERIAATLRRLGSAHGLTWIGLISAPQKESIYLRAGFSEMKNYTPMLFENEKN from the coding sequence ATGGGATGGAGCACAGACCGCATCGCGCAGATACTGGAGGGAAGTTTCATCTTCATAATTGCCCACGACACGCAGAATCGCGCAGTTGGAATGGGACGCATCATCGCTGACGGAACGGCAGACGGATACATTCAGGACGTGGTCGTCTTTCCCGAATATCGCGGACGCGGGATTGGAGAGCGCATAGCTGCGACGCTTCGACGCCTGGGATCAGCGCACGGCCTTACCTGGATCGGACTCATCTCCGCACCCCAAAAAGAATCGATCTACCTCAGAGCAGGCTTCTCTGAAATGAAAAACTACACCCCGATGCTCTTTGAAAATGAAAAAAATTGA
- a CDS encoding DUF169 domain-containing protein: MTDYAKISATLKETLHLVGSPVAVKLVSSPDKLPAGVPEIEETVRHCGMVSLARQGKVFYAPDSKHQCGGGAWVLGLREIGESMESGEHYFKLGKYSSLGASKRTVFNVPALPQDTYATVYAPLEKATFVPDVVIIFANPFAMLKLAQASLYRLGGRLYPEFAGIQSVCSDATAYVYQNGEPNFSLGCDGSRKFSGIADDEMVAGFPVERIEELAEAVLKVTAAPGSKK, encoded by the coding sequence ATGACAGATTATGCAAAAATCTCGGCAACCCTCAAGGAAACCCTCCACCTCGTGGGGTCTCCGGTCGCGGTAAAACTGGTCTCATCGCCGGACAAGCTTCCAGCAGGCGTCCCGGAGATCGAAGAAACTGTTCGTCACTGTGGGATGGTCTCTCTTGCACGTCAGGGAAAAGTCTTCTACGCGCCTGATTCCAAGCATCAGTGCGGCGGCGGAGCATGGGTCCTTGGTCTGCGCGAGATCGGCGAGTCAATGGAGTCGGGAGAGCATTACTTTAAACTTGGAAAGTACAGCTCACTCGGCGCGAGCAAAAGAACGGTGTTCAATGTCCCGGCTCTCCCGCAGGACACCTATGCCACCGTCTATGCACCTTTGGAAAAAGCGACCTTCGTTCCGGATGTCGTGATCATCTTCGCTAATCCGTTTGCAATGCTGAAACTTGCGCAGGCGTCTCTCTATAGGCTCGGCGGTCGTCTCTACCCCGAATTTGCCGGTATCCAGTCGGTTTGTTCCGATGCGACGGCGTATGTCTATCAGAACGGAGAGCCGAACTTCTCTCTCGGCTGCGACGGTTCCCGGAAATTCTCCGGCATTGCAGATGACGAAATGGTTGCCGGTTTCCCGGTCGAAAGAATTGAGGAGCTCGCAGAAGCCGTGTTAAAGGTAACTGCCGCGCCCGGCTCGAAAAAATAA
- a CDS encoding DHH family phosphoesterase, translating into MVKSANTKNGTNKQTLQEKIVGRTTNIVHLTHNDLDAAGSDAICRMAFGNEIFTLFSSVGRFGWFLAQVGGCNGKGDTLIISDLGYQNGIEDQIRKAHAAGWVILWYDHHKWTEPEKKRVQPFVQTLIVDTTKCATGVVASVLAKDNQSAREVAGVVCDYDLWKHQDPRSAKLGIVTSKQENLRLVRDKLTQGIIIDDEVSRIFEKIEHDKNKCMKKSIKAAKIFRGKYTIAVMPSYGYPSETSAEARRQLGTDIELLVFDTGKFSLRSVPEISHLIAREFGGGGHPNASGGSFNYTWKEKWMLKLFKKVSQKDKFIAAAEKL; encoded by the coding sequence ATGGTCAAGAGCGCCAATACAAAAAACGGAACCAATAAACAGACCCTTCAGGAAAAAATCGTCGGGCGAACCACAAATATCGTCCATCTAACGCACAACGATTTGGACGCCGCGGGGTCGGACGCGATCTGCAGGATGGCGTTCGGCAATGAAATTTTTACGCTCTTCTCGTCCGTCGGCCGGTTCGGCTGGTTTCTCGCGCAGGTCGGCGGGTGCAACGGGAAAGGAGACACGCTGATAATCAGCGATCTCGGATATCAGAATGGCATCGAGGATCAGATACGAAAAGCCCATGCCGCCGGCTGGGTCATCCTGTGGTATGACCACCACAAATGGACCGAGCCTGAGAAAAAACGTGTCCAGCCTTTCGTCCAGACCCTCATCGTGGACACAACGAAATGTGCGACCGGCGTTGTTGCCTCGGTCTTAGCCAAAGATAACCAAAGCGCACGCGAGGTCGCAGGCGTCGTCTGCGATTACGATCTCTGGAAACACCAGGATCCGCGGTCTGCAAAACTCGGGATCGTCACCTCGAAACAGGAAAACCTCAGACTCGTCAGGGACAAACTCACACAAGGCATCATCATCGACGACGAAGTATCCCGCATCTTTGAAAAAATCGAGCACGACAAAAACAAGTGCATGAAAAAAAGCATCAAGGCTGCAAAAATATTCCGGGGAAAATACACCATTGCAGTTATGCCCTCCTACGGATATCCAAGCGAGACCTCGGCCGAAGCACGCAGGCAGCTTGGTACCGACATCGAACTCCTCGTCTTCGACACAGGAAAATTCTCTCTGCGCAGCGTTCCTGAAATCAGCCATCTCATCGCGAGAGAGTTCGGGGGAGGAGGACACCCCAACGCATCCGGCGGGAGTTTCAACTACACCTGGAAAGAAAAATGGATGCTCAAGCTCTTCAAAAAAGTTTCCCAGAAAGACAAATTCATTGCTGCGGCAGAGAAACTCTGA
- the speB gene encoding agmatinase: MQSFSNTLFADAESEYSDASYGIFGVPFDGTTSFKAGCRDAPAAIRQASYNIETYNPYYDIELPDIPFHDMGDIYAECLPDLVVAQVEDVVLDLMKDGKIPIMIGGEHSITIGAVRALSPSWYVVCDAHLDMQDEYRGSPYNHDCVTARVSEITPNIIILGARSGSRDEFLLAKEKYHLYTADDIKDRGIGTVLNEIKALIGDADLYLSIDADSIDCCLTPGLGTPEPFGLTPREVREVVRALAKNAVGFDYVEVLPNDAGQTAMVAAHIIREFIAGHACKSK, translated from the coding sequence ATGCAGTCTTTCTCTAACACTCTTTTTGCTGATGCTGAAAGCGAATATTCAGATGCATCATATGGGATATTTGGCGTTCCCTTCGATGGGACAACCTCTTTTAAAGCAGGATGCAGAGATGCGCCTGCAGCGATACGTCAGGCATCATACAATATCGAGACGTACAATCCCTATTACGACATAGAGCTTCCCGACATTCCGTTTCATGATATGGGCGATATTTATGCAGAATGTCTGCCCGACCTCGTTGTCGCCCAGGTTGAGGATGTTGTTCTCGATCTGATGAAAGACGGGAAGATCCCGATAATGATTGGTGGAGAACATTCGATAACGATCGGTGCCGTCAGAGCTCTTTCTCCATCCTGGTATGTTGTCTGTGATGCCCACCTTGATATGCAGGATGAATACCGAGGATCCCCTTATAATCACGACTGCGTAACCGCACGCGTGAGCGAGATCACGCCAAATATCATCATTCTTGGGGCACGAAGCGGATCACGAGACGAGTTCTTACTTGCCAAGGAGAAGTATCATCTGTATACGGCTGATGATATCAAGGATCGGGGCATTGGGACAGTGTTGAATGAGATTAAAGCGCTGATAGGGGATGCAGATCTGTATCTTTCTATCGACGCGGATTCGATTGACTGCTGCCTGACTCCCGGCCTTGGCACACCGGAACCATTCGGGCTTACTCCAAGAGAGGTGCGGGAGGTTGTAAGAGCTCTTGCCAAAAATGCCGTTGGATTTGATTATGTGGAGGTGCTTCCAAACGATGCTGGTCAAACCGCGATGGTTGCAGCCCATATCATCCGCGAGTTCATTGCAGGTCACGCCTGCAAATCTAAATGA
- a CDS encoding NAD(P)/FAD-dependent oxidoreductase: protein MKEAYDVLVVGGGPGGALAAKAAAEQGLSVLLVEKRPAIGAPVRCAEGIGKEALAEFIEPDPKWIAADLDKAVLIGPDGTKFTIGDSHSGGKVGYVLDRKVFDRELVWQAAEAGAEIQVHARASAPIMIDGKVSGAVIHQHGKTYEVRAKVIIAADGVESKFAKWAGINTTVPLAELETCAQYIVNDIDIDERANLFYFSYTDAPWGYIWVFPKGHRCANVGIGIAGTKSGEGHRAKDYLDRFIAREFPNGKVTELIVGGVSVCKPLDCTVADNLIIVGDAARLSDPITGGGIYNAMYTGKLAGEVAAAALKKGDTSKKALMVYDNTWREGPLGHALARNYAVKESFIKMDDAKFNSIVHSMSDLSLDEITVKSLVIAIFKANPWLALELPRLLMTL, encoded by the coding sequence ATGAAGGAAGCATACGATGTTTTAGTTGTCGGCGGGGGTCCGGGAGGAGCTCTTGCAGCAAAAGCTGCCGCTGAACAGGGATTGTCCGTTCTCCTCGTCGAAAAACGCCCGGCGATCGGGGCACCCGTCCGCTGTGCAGAGGGTATCGGCAAGGAAGCACTGGCTGAGTTTATCGAACCCGACCCGAAGTGGATCGCTGCCGATCTCGACAAAGCCGTTTTGATCGGGCCGGATGGAACGAAGTTCACGATCGGCGACAGTCATTCCGGAGGAAAAGTAGGCTACGTTCTCGACAGAAAAGTGTTCGACCGTGAACTTGTCTGGCAGGCAGCCGAGGCAGGAGCTGAAATTCAGGTTCACGCACGTGCCTCTGCCCCGATCATGATCGACGGCAAAGTGTCCGGAGCCGTGATCCACCAGCATGGAAAAACCTACGAGGTTCGGGCAAAAGTAATTATTGCAGCCGACGGTGTCGAGTCGAAGTTTGCCAAGTGGGCCGGCATCAATACAACCGTCCCTCTGGCCGAGCTTGAAACCTGCGCCCAGTACATCGTCAACGATATCGATATCGATGAGCGTGCCAATCTGTTTTATTTTTCATATACGGACGCTCCATGGGGATACATCTGGGTTTTCCCTAAAGGACACAGATGTGCCAATGTCGGTATCGGCATTGCCGGTACGAAATCCGGCGAAGGCCACCGTGCCAAAGATTACCTCGACCGGTTCATTGCCCGCGAATTCCCGAACGGAAAGGTCACCGAGCTTATCGTAGGTGGTGTTTCGGTTTGTAAACCACTGGACTGTACGGTTGCCGACAATCTAATCATCGTTGGTGACGCAGCCCGTCTTTCCGATCCGATCACCGGCGGAGGAATCTACAATGCCATGTACACCGGAAAGCTTGCTGGCGAAGTCGCTGCAGCAGCCCTGAAAAAAGGCGACACCTCCAAAAAGGCATTGATGGTCTATGATAATACCTGGCGTGAAGGCCCTCTTGGTCATGCACTGGCGAGAAATTATGCGGTAAAAGAGTCGTTCATCAAAATGGATGATGCAAAGTTCAACTCCATCGTCCATTCTATGAGCGATCTTTCTCTTGATGAGATCACGGTGAAATCTCTTGTGATTGCAATATTCAAGGCAAATCCCTGGCTTGCTCTCGAGCTGCCCCGTTTGCTTATGACCCTCTAA
- a CDS encoding bifunctional fructose-bisphosphatase/inositol-phosphate phosphatase, producing MDPTEFLFVCDKVAPMVEEALAPLIGTEYGAEELCMGADNTPTERLDKIAEDIILAVFRSRKVCRALLSEEAGMVQDIGGESGLAYLDPVDGSFNAGVGIPFYALSIGLSDGGKMVAGYVRNLANGETFTAVRGKGAFLNGKPIRVSKKTELNVSAMSIYARSPELISLLEKGLRARRGRKFGASALELCYVACGRIEGFLDLRNTLRITDAAAGMFICEEAGGIVTSPDGSPVSFPDDVRSGRRLLAATPAIHKLVSDIMRLQ from the coding sequence ATGGATCCGACAGAGTTTCTTTTTGTTTGCGACAAAGTTGCTCCCATGGTCGAGGAAGCGCTTGCTCCTCTGATTGGGACAGAGTATGGTGCTGAAGAGCTCTGTATGGGTGCGGATAATACGCCGACCGAACGCCTTGACAAAATTGCCGAGGATATCATTCTCGCAGTGTTTCGATCACGCAAAGTCTGCCGTGCCCTTCTTTCGGAAGAGGCAGGTATGGTTCAGGATATCGGCGGGGAGTCGGGTCTCGCGTATCTTGATCCGGTGGACGGATCGTTCAATGCCGGTGTTGGCATCCCCTTTTATGCCCTGTCCATCGGCCTTTCCGACGGCGGGAAGATGGTCGCCGGGTATGTTCGAAATCTCGCAAACGGCGAAACTTTCACGGCGGTCCGCGGGAAAGGTGCATTCCTGAATGGAAAACCCATTCGCGTATCGAAAAAAACCGAACTGAACGTTTCTGCGATGAGCATTTATGCTAGGTCTCCCGAACTCATCTCTCTTCTGGAGAAAGGTCTTCGTGCCCGAAGGGGAAGAAAATTCGGTGCATCGGCGCTTGAACTCTGCTATGTCGCCTGCGGGAGGATCGAAGGATTTCTGGATCTCAGAAACACTCTTCGAATTACCGACGCCGCAGCGGGCATGTTCATCTGCGAGGAGGCCGGCGGGATCGTAACCTCACCAGACGGGTCTCCGGTATCTTTTCCGGACGACGTCCGTTCCGGTAGAAGGCTTCTCGCAGCAACTCCAGCAATACATAAATTAGTTTCAGATATCATGAGGCTGCAATGA
- a CDS encoding 4Fe-4S binding protein, whose amino-acid sequence MIHIRRDVCGYCGACVSVCPRGALELIDAYLTVDETLCKNKCKICQTVCPLGAIEQEEQ is encoded by the coding sequence ATGATTCATATTCGACGAGATGTCTGCGGGTACTGCGGGGCGTGTGTCTCCGTGTGTCCGAGAGGGGCCCTCGAACTCATCGATGCCTATCTGACCGTTGATGAGACCCTCTGTAAAAACAAATGTAAGATTTGTCAGACCGTTTGCCCGCTTGGGGCAATCGAACAGGAGGAACAATGA